The following are encoded together in the Ictalurus punctatus breed USDA103 chromosome 1, Coco_2.0, whole genome shotgun sequence genome:
- the cdca3 gene encoding cell division cycle-associated protein 3 isoform X2 produces MGTSESKMAVASTPKPDPIQQLKTRRLAQLADPRSPSCGIDRTPIQVNGAASTVQQVPESVGPVYVDPRSPTVGIVRTPLKDSMKITVSSLARRLSTFFLNDVMVGDTTSAPLPPVSFTKHHTLPSVEQQDELNSKEPLLPPHSHNSLSGPTDCPSTPKDFSSCMGYGSFSSSPFVVVGETQVEVGVEADTTIDEVEEAVLLEERPSTPVPPLEDGRDVDHSYARPVLTCEPVQPAPVPVQEAIMPPRTADRPQSPEQESVAEEIAILPEQDLKRTKKSNSEPAESEVLLPAIKVPKFDTRSPSQTVFKPQWLGVGFGATGVRARGVQSRGRGPSSPLSTCRPVTDENKNENKVVINKQKQRGKTLIGEGRSPLQILKETNSPRNNTSQMKLKVSTPEKQRFGQMDRRALVLSLNKENQ; encoded by the exons ATGGGTACCAGTGAGAGcaagatggctgtggcatcaacGCCTAAGCCGGATCCGATCCAGCAGCTCAAGACTCGACGCTTGGCCCAGCTGGCAGATCCTCGATCTCCGTCCTGCGGGATCGACCGCACGCCTATACAG GTGAATGGTGCAGCTTCTACAGTCCAACAAGTTCCAGAGTCAGTTGGACCCGTGTATGTTGATCCACGGTCGCCTACGGTCGGTATTGTTCGCACACCACTAAAGGACAGTATGAAAA TAACGGTCAGCTCACTGGCTCGTCGGCTGAGCACGTTCTTCCTTAATGATGTGATGGTTGGTGACACTACCTCCGCTCCTCTCCCCCCTGTGTCCTTTACTAAACACCACACCCTGCCTAGTGTAGAGCAGCAGGATGAGTTGAACTCCAAAGAGCCCCTCCTCCCACCTCATTCCCACAACTCTCTCAGTGGGCCCACTGACTGCCCGTCTACTCCTAAAGATTTCAGCTCCTGCATGGGTTACGGCTCCTTCTCCAGTAGTCCGTTTGTAGTGGTTGGTGAGACTCAGGTGGAGGTTGGGGTGGAAGCAGACACCACTATTGACGAGGTTGAGGAGGCTGTCCTACTGG AGGAGCGTCCTTCCACTCCTGTTCCTCCTTTGGAGGACGGGCGAGATGTGGATCACTCCTATGCACGGCCTGTCCTCACCTGTGAGCCTGTTCAGCCTGCTCCTGTTCCTGTCCAAGAAGCCATCATGCCACCAAGGACTGCTGACAGGCCACAGTCACCTGAGCAGGAG AGTGTCGCAGAAGAAATCGCTATACTGCCAGAGCAAGATCTGAAACGGACCAAGAAGTCAAATTCTGAACCAGCCGAGAGTGAAGTCCTACTGCCTGCTATAAAAGTCCCCAAGTTTGATACTCGCAGCCCGAGCCAGACTGTTTTTAAGCCCCAGTGGCTGGGTGTGGGATTTGGAGCGACAGGCGTCCGTGCTAGAGGAGTTCAGAGCCGTGGGAGAGGACCCTCCTCCCCGCTGTCCACCTGCAGACCAGTTACTGATGAGAACAAGAATGAGAATAAGGTTGTGATCAACAAACAGAAGCAGAGAG GAAAAACTCTTATTGGTGAAGGCAGATCCCCTCTGCAGATCCTCAAGGAAACCAATTCCCCCAGAAACAACACTTCACAG ATGAAGCTGAAGGTTTCTACTCCAGAGAAGCAGAGGTTTGGCCAAATGGACAGGAGAGctctcgttctttctctcaACAAAGAGAACCAGTGA
- the cdca3 gene encoding cell division cycle-associated protein 3 isoform X1 gives MGTSESKMAVASTPKPDPIQQLKTRRLAQLADPRSPSCGIDRTPIQVNGAASTVQQVPESVGPVYVDPRSPTVGIVRTPLKDSMKITVSSLARRLSTFFLNDVMVGDTTSAPLPPVSFTKHHTLPSVEQQDELNSKEPLLPPHSHNSLSGPTDCPSTPKDFSSCMGYGSFSSSPFVVVGETQVEVGVEADTTIDEVEEAVLLGESPLNRELSLSMLGCREGVYSPDFFPSAEERPSTPVPPLEDGRDVDHSYARPVLTCEPVQPAPVPVQEAIMPPRTADRPQSPEQESVAEEIAILPEQDLKRTKKSNSEPAESEVLLPAIKVPKFDTRSPSQTVFKPQWLGVGFGATGVRARGVQSRGRGPSSPLSTCRPVTDENKNENKVVINKQKQRGKTLIGEGRSPLQILKETNSPRNNTSQMKLKVSTPEKQRFGQMDRRALVLSLNKENQ, from the exons ATGGGTACCAGTGAGAGcaagatggctgtggcatcaacGCCTAAGCCGGATCCGATCCAGCAGCTCAAGACTCGACGCTTGGCCCAGCTGGCAGATCCTCGATCTCCGTCCTGCGGGATCGACCGCACGCCTATACAG GTGAATGGTGCAGCTTCTACAGTCCAACAAGTTCCAGAGTCAGTTGGACCCGTGTATGTTGATCCACGGTCGCCTACGGTCGGTATTGTTCGCACACCACTAAAGGACAGTATGAAAA TAACGGTCAGCTCACTGGCTCGTCGGCTGAGCACGTTCTTCCTTAATGATGTGATGGTTGGTGACACTACCTCCGCTCCTCTCCCCCCTGTGTCCTTTACTAAACACCACACCCTGCCTAGTGTAGAGCAGCAGGATGAGTTGAACTCCAAAGAGCCCCTCCTCCCACCTCATTCCCACAACTCTCTCAGTGGGCCCACTGACTGCCCGTCTACTCCTAAAGATTTCAGCTCCTGCATGGGTTACGGCTCCTTCTCCAGTAGTCCGTTTGTAGTGGTTGGTGAGACTCAGGTGGAGGTTGGGGTGGAAGCAGACACCACTATTGACGAGGTTGAGGAGGCTGTCCTACTGGGTGAGTCTCCCCTTAATCGGGAGCTCAGCCTCAGCATGCTTGGCTGCCGCGAGGGTGTTTACTCACCAGATTTCTTCCCCTCGGCAGAGGAGCGTCCTTCCACTCCTGTTCCTCCTTTGGAGGACGGGCGAGATGTGGATCACTCCTATGCACGGCCTGTCCTCACCTGTGAGCCTGTTCAGCCTGCTCCTGTTCCTGTCCAAGAAGCCATCATGCCACCAAGGACTGCTGACAGGCCACAGTCACCTGAGCAGGAG AGTGTCGCAGAAGAAATCGCTATACTGCCAGAGCAAGATCTGAAACGGACCAAGAAGTCAAATTCTGAACCAGCCGAGAGTGAAGTCCTACTGCCTGCTATAAAAGTCCCCAAGTTTGATACTCGCAGCCCGAGCCAGACTGTTTTTAAGCCCCAGTGGCTGGGTGTGGGATTTGGAGCGACAGGCGTCCGTGCTAGAGGAGTTCAGAGCCGTGGGAGAGGACCCTCCTCCCCGCTGTCCACCTGCAGACCAGTTACTGATGAGAACAAGAATGAGAATAAGGTTGTGATCAACAAACAGAAGCAGAGAG GAAAAACTCTTATTGGTGAAGGCAGATCCCCTCTGCAGATCCTCAAGGAAACCAATTCCCCCAGAAACAACACTTCACAG ATGAAGCTGAAGGTTTCTACTCCAGAGAAGCAGAGGTTTGGCCAAATGGACAGGAGAGctctcgttctttctctcaACAAAGAGAACCAGTGA
- the pex5 gene encoding peroxisomal biogenesis factor 5 isoform X2, with the protein MAMRELVEAECGGANPLMKLTGHMTQEGGAWRHRSTPTIPPTPIEIATEEELVNEFLQAPPRPPHSFDMGQLLEEMQQIDQQTYRQAPQRAPDVAALALSGDWTAEFLSGADSAASPAQAGFDAADADWTREFINEVADPGRWAEEYLEQSEEKLWLGDLGEKEQEREWTKEYQPGEELKQTANELLAKVDDPKLQNTEVSEESAESWVDEFAASGPDFQQAKAAVESDIDFWEKLQEEWEEMAKRDAEAHPWLSDFDQLLSTSYDKGYQFEEENPYLSHEDPLAEGVKRMEAGDIPGAVRLFESAVQREPDNQLAWQYLGTCQAENEQEFAAISALRRCIELKKDNLTALMALAVSFTNESLHRQACETLRDWLRHNPKYRHILEQMDREKEREGVLEREKERERFGSLLPEALFNEVQSLFLSAAAADPTRVDPQLQCGLGVLFNLSGEYDKAVDCFTAALSVTPQDYLLWNKLGATLANGNRSEEAVAAYRRALELQPGFVRSRYNLGISCVNLGAHREAVEHFLEALSLQRQAAGDLEGGASRAPGSATTIMSDNIWSTLRMALSMMGESSLYTAADRRDLDTLLAHFCQRDGETD; encoded by the exons ATGGCGATGCGGGAGCTGGTAGAGGCAGAATGTGGGGGGGCCAATCCCCTCATGAAATTGACCGGTCACATGACCCAAGAAGGCGGAGCTTGGAGACATAGATCAACGCCCACT ATCCCCCCCACGCCGATTGAAATAGCCACCGAGGAAGAG CTGGTGAATGAGTTTCTACAGGCGCCCCCACGCCCTCCTCACAGTTTCGACATGGGCCAGCTTTTGGAAGAAATGCAGCAAATTGACCAGCAGACCTACAGACAGGCCCCACAAAGAG CTCCAGACGTAGCGGCATTGGCACTATCGGGTGACTGGACAGCAGAGTTCCTGTCTGGCGCTGACTCCGCAGCCTCTCCGGCCCAGGCAGGTTTTGATGCAGCAGACGCTGACTGGACCAGAGAATTCATTAACGAAGTGGCAG ACCCTGGTCGATGGGCTGAAGAGTATTTGGAGCAGTCAGAGGAGAAGCTATGGTTGGGAGATTTGGGAGAGaaggagcaagagagagaatg GACAAAAGAGTACCAACCAGGGGAGGAGCTGAAGCAAACGGCTAATGAACTTCTTGCAAAGGTCGATGACCCCAAGCTGCAAAACACAGAG GTGTCAGAAGAGTCTGCCGAGTCTTGGGTAGACGAGTTTGCCGCGTCGGGCCCGGATTTTCAACAGGCTAAAGCTGCCGTGGAG agTGATATCGATTTCTGGGAGAAGCTGCAGGAGGAGTGGGAGGAGATGGCTAAGAGAGACGCTGAGGCTCATCCGTGGCTGTCTGACTTTGACCAGCTGCTCAGCACCTCATATGACAAG GGCTATCAGTTTGAGGAAGAGAATCCGTACCTGTCCCACGAGGACCCGTTAGCGGAGGGAGTGAAGAGGATGGAAGCTGGGGACATCCCCGGAGCCGTGCGCCTGTTCGAGAGTGCAGTGCAGAGAGAACCAGACAACCAGCTG GCTTGGCAGTACCTGGGAACATGCCAAGCAGAGAACGAGCAAGAGTTTGCAGCCATCAGTGCCCTCCGCAG GTGTATTGAGCTGAAGAAAGACAATCTGACAGCTCTCATGGCTCTGGCGGTCAGCTTCACCAATGAATCACTGCACCGGCAGGCCTGCGAGACGCTTCGCGACTGGCTGAGACACAACCCAAAGTACCGGCATATTCTCGAGCAGATGGACAGGGAGAAGGAGCGGGAAGGAgttctagagagagagaaggagagggagagatttgGATCACTGCTGCCAGA GGCTCTGTTTAACGAGGTGCAGTCGTTGTTTCTGAGCGCGGCGGCTGCTGATCCTACGCGGGTCGACCCTCAGCTGCAGTGTGGTCTCGGAGTTCTCTTCAACCTGAGCGGAGAGTATGACAAAGCTGTGGACTGTTTTACTGCTGCCTTGTCTGTTACTCCACAG GATTATTTGTTGTGGAATAAGTTAGGCGCTACTCTAGCTAACGGAAATCGCTCTGAGGAGGCTGTTGCTGCCTACAGAAGGGCGCTTGAGCTGCAACCTGGGTTCGTACGCAGCCGTTACAATCTGGGCATTAGCTGTGTTAATCTGGGAGCTCACAG gGAAGCTGTGGAGCATTTCCTGGAGGCGCTCTCTCTTCAAAGGCAGGCTGCTGGTGACTTGGAAGGAGGTGCAAGTCGGGCACCAGGTTCAGCCACCACCATAATGTCAGACAACATCTGGTCCACCCTGCGCATGGCACTAAGCATGATGGGAGAGAGTTCGTTGTACACTGCTGCCGACCGGCGAGATCTGGACACGCTGCTGGCGCACTTCTGCCAGAGGGACGGAGAGACAGACTGA
- the gnb3a gene encoding guanine nucleotide-binding protein G(I)/G(S)/G(T) subunit beta-3a: MGEMAQLRKEVEDLKGKISEARKGVKDATLQDSVSGTAALGKVQLKSRKTLRGHLAKIYAMQWATDSKLCVSASQDGKLIVWDTYSTNKVNAIPLKSSWVMTCAYAPSGNLVACGGLDNMCSIYNLMPKDGHIKVMRELAAHTGYLSCCRFLSDTEIITGSGDCTCCLWDIETGAQKTIFSGHIGDCMSMAVSPDFNCFISGACDYTAKLWDIREGRCKQTFYGHESDINAIGFFPNGNAVITGSDDSSCRLYDLRGDQELATYQDSNLNSGVTSLAPSLSGRLLLAGYDDFTCNIWDMLKAERVGTLSGHDNRVSCLGVTSDGMACCTGSWDSFLKVWN, from the exons ATGGGTGAAATGGCGCAACTTCGGAAGGAGGTGGAGGACCTCAAGGGGAAGATCTCT GAGGCACGTAAAGGAGTGAAGGACGCCACGCTGCAGGATAGCGTCTCAGGCACAGCAGCATTGGGAAAGGTTCAGCTCAAATCCAGAAAGACACTGAGAGGACACCTGGCCAAGATCTACGCCATGCAATGGGCCACAGATTcaaa ACTGTGTGTGAGCGCATCTCAGGATGGCAAACTGATTGTGTGGGACACCTACAGCACCAACAAG GTGAACGCCATCCCACTGAAGTCTTCGTGGGTGATGACGTGTGCTTACGCTCCCTCAGGAAACCTGGTGGCATGTGGTGGCTTGGATAACATGTGCTCTATCTACAACCTGATGCCTAAAGATGGCCATATTAAGGTCATGCGTGAGCTGGCTGCACATACAG GTTATTTGTCTTGCTGTCGCTTCCTGAGTGACACCGAGATCATCACCGGTTCTGGAGACTGTACCTG CTGTCTCTGGGACATCGAGACTGGAGCACAGAAGACGATTTTTTCTGGCCACATTGGTGACTGCATGTCAATGGCTGTGTCTCCagattttaattgttttatttcaggAGCATGTGACTACACAGCCAAACTGTGGGACATACGAGAGGGCCGGTGCAAACAGACCTTCTATGGTCATGAGAGTGACATAAATGCTATTGGG TTCTTCCCCAACGGTAACGCAGTGATCACTGGCTCAGACGACTCGTCCTGCAGGCTGTACGATCTGCGCGGTGATCAGGAGCTGGCCACCTACCAGGATTCGAACCTCAATAGCGGTGTCACCTCCCTCGCACCATCACTTTCCGGACGCCTCCTCCTGGCTGGCTACGATGACTTCACCTGCAACATCTGGGATATGCTGAAGGCTGAGCgagtgg GAACACTGTCAGGCCATGATAACCGAGTGAGCTGCCTCGGTGTGACGTCTGACGGAATGGCTTGCTGCACAGGATCCTGGGATAGCTTCCTGAAGGTCTGGAACTGA
- the pex5 gene encoding peroxisomal biogenesis factor 5 isoform X1, with protein sequence MAMRELVEAECGGANPLMKLTGHMTQEGGAWRHRSTPTIPPTPIEIATEEELVNEFLQAPPRPPHSFDMGQLLEEMQQIDQQTYRQAPQRAPDVAALALSGDWTAEFLSGADSAASPAQAGFDAADADWTREFINEVADPGRWAEEYLEQSEEKLWLGDLGEKEQEREWTKEYQPGEELKQTANELLAKVDDPKLQNTEFLRFVRQIGEGSVTVEDRAGKQLADKAQAREAQNWASSFTQVSEESAESWVDEFAASGPDFQQAKAAVESDIDFWEKLQEEWEEMAKRDAEAHPWLSDFDQLLSTSYDKGYQFEEENPYLSHEDPLAEGVKRMEAGDIPGAVRLFESAVQREPDNQLAWQYLGTCQAENEQEFAAISALRRCIELKKDNLTALMALAVSFTNESLHRQACETLRDWLRHNPKYRHILEQMDREKEREGVLEREKERERFGSLLPEALFNEVQSLFLSAAAADPTRVDPQLQCGLGVLFNLSGEYDKAVDCFTAALSVTPQDYLLWNKLGATLANGNRSEEAVAAYRRALELQPGFVRSRYNLGISCVNLGAHREAVEHFLEALSLQRQAAGDLEGGASRAPGSATTIMSDNIWSTLRMALSMMGESSLYTAADRRDLDTLLAHFCQRDGETD encoded by the exons ATGGCGATGCGGGAGCTGGTAGAGGCAGAATGTGGGGGGGCCAATCCCCTCATGAAATTGACCGGTCACATGACCCAAGAAGGCGGAGCTTGGAGACATAGATCAACGCCCACT ATCCCCCCCACGCCGATTGAAATAGCCACCGAGGAAGAG CTGGTGAATGAGTTTCTACAGGCGCCCCCACGCCCTCCTCACAGTTTCGACATGGGCCAGCTTTTGGAAGAAATGCAGCAAATTGACCAGCAGACCTACAGACAGGCCCCACAAAGAG CTCCAGACGTAGCGGCATTGGCACTATCGGGTGACTGGACAGCAGAGTTCCTGTCTGGCGCTGACTCCGCAGCCTCTCCGGCCCAGGCAGGTTTTGATGCAGCAGACGCTGACTGGACCAGAGAATTCATTAACGAAGTGGCAG ACCCTGGTCGATGGGCTGAAGAGTATTTGGAGCAGTCAGAGGAGAAGCTATGGTTGGGAGATTTGGGAGAGaaggagcaagagagagaatg GACAAAAGAGTACCAACCAGGGGAGGAGCTGAAGCAAACGGCTAATGAACTTCTTGCAAAGGTCGATGACCCCAAGCTGCAAAACACAGAG TTCCTGCGGTTTGTTAGGCAGATTGGCGAGGGCAGTGTGACTGTGGAGgacagagcaggaaagcagctCGCTGATAAGGCACAGGCCAGAGAGGCACAGAACTGGGCGTCCAGCTTCACGCAG GTGTCAGAAGAGTCTGCCGAGTCTTGGGTAGACGAGTTTGCCGCGTCGGGCCCGGATTTTCAACAGGCTAAAGCTGCCGTGGAG agTGATATCGATTTCTGGGAGAAGCTGCAGGAGGAGTGGGAGGAGATGGCTAAGAGAGACGCTGAGGCTCATCCGTGGCTGTCTGACTTTGACCAGCTGCTCAGCACCTCATATGACAAG GGCTATCAGTTTGAGGAAGAGAATCCGTACCTGTCCCACGAGGACCCGTTAGCGGAGGGAGTGAAGAGGATGGAAGCTGGGGACATCCCCGGAGCCGTGCGCCTGTTCGAGAGTGCAGTGCAGAGAGAACCAGACAACCAGCTG GCTTGGCAGTACCTGGGAACATGCCAAGCAGAGAACGAGCAAGAGTTTGCAGCCATCAGTGCCCTCCGCAG GTGTATTGAGCTGAAGAAAGACAATCTGACAGCTCTCATGGCTCTGGCGGTCAGCTTCACCAATGAATCACTGCACCGGCAGGCCTGCGAGACGCTTCGCGACTGGCTGAGACACAACCCAAAGTACCGGCATATTCTCGAGCAGATGGACAGGGAGAAGGAGCGGGAAGGAgttctagagagagagaaggagagggagagatttgGATCACTGCTGCCAGA GGCTCTGTTTAACGAGGTGCAGTCGTTGTTTCTGAGCGCGGCGGCTGCTGATCCTACGCGGGTCGACCCTCAGCTGCAGTGTGGTCTCGGAGTTCTCTTCAACCTGAGCGGAGAGTATGACAAAGCTGTGGACTGTTTTACTGCTGCCTTGTCTGTTACTCCACAG GATTATTTGTTGTGGAATAAGTTAGGCGCTACTCTAGCTAACGGAAATCGCTCTGAGGAGGCTGTTGCTGCCTACAGAAGGGCGCTTGAGCTGCAACCTGGGTTCGTACGCAGCCGTTACAATCTGGGCATTAGCTGTGTTAATCTGGGAGCTCACAG gGAAGCTGTGGAGCATTTCCTGGAGGCGCTCTCTCTTCAAAGGCAGGCTGCTGGTGACTTGGAAGGAGGTGCAAGTCGGGCACCAGGTTCAGCCACCACCATAATGTCAGACAACATCTGGTCCACCCTGCGCATGGCACTAAGCATGATGGGAGAGAGTTCGTTGTACACTGCTGCCGACCGGCGAGATCTGGACACGCTGCTGGCGCACTTCTGCCAGAGGGACGGAGAGACAGACTGA